In one window of Camelina sativa cultivar DH55 chromosome 15, Cs, whole genome shotgun sequence DNA:
- the LOC104745954 gene encoding photosynthetic NDH subunit of subcomplex B 3, chloroplastic, with amino-acid sequence MGSVQLNGSCLVASLSPNHSFSHKIKLSNAKSYFLRSKHNATRAGTIRAISTAPASQPPAANEPDDEPPAVDFAFVHSVLLPDGTPDVHWRRACGGQKLRDIMLDSNIELYGPYSKPLSNCAGVGTCATCMVEIVNGKELLNPRTDIEKEKLKRKPKNWRLACQTNVGNPDSTGLVVIQQLPEWKAHEWNIPKNIPNDDDPETST; translated from the exons ATGGGAAGTGTACAGTTGAATGGTTCATGCTTAGTAGCTTCGCTATCTCCAAACCATAGCTTTAGCCACAAGATCAAACTTAGTAACGCAAAGTCATACTTCCTACGCTCAAAACACAATGCCACCAGAGCCGGAACCATCCGAGCCATAAGCACGGCACCAGCGAGCCAACCTCCAGCCGCAAATGAACCCGATGACGAACCTCCTGCTGTCGATTTTGCGTTCGTCCAT TCTGTGTTGTTGCCGGACGGAACACCGGACGTGCATTGGAGAAGAGCATGCGGTGGACAGAAACTTAGAGACATAATGTTGGATTCTAACATCGAGCTTTATGGTCCTTAT AGTAAGCCCTTGTCAAACTGCGCAGGAGTAGGAACTTGCGCTACTTGCATGGTCGAG ATTGTAAATGGAAAGGAGCTTCTAAATCCACGAACTGACATTGAGAAGGAGAAACTCAAAAGG AAGCCAAAAAATTGGAGACTAGCTTGTCAAACCAACGTGGGAAATCCAGATTCGACCGGATTG GTCGTCATACAACAATTGCCAGAGTGGAAAGCTCATGAATGGAACATCCCTAAGAATATACCTAATGACGATGATCCCGAAACTTCTACGTGA